The region TTGAGCTGCCAAAGTTGCAAGTTCTTAACTTGGCAGACAATACAAACCTCGCTGGTTCCTTTCCAGAATTTCATGGCAAAAGCATACTAAAAGAGGTGATACTAGGTGGCACAGGTTTCTTTGGGATTGTACCAGAATCCATAAGCCACCTCAAGCATTTGACAGTCTTGTCCCTTAGTTATTGCTCTTTCTCGGGGCGCATTCCACGTTCACTCTCTAACTTGACGCAACTCACTATCTTGGATCTTGGTGAAAATCACTTCACAGGTTCAGTTCCTTCCTTGGTAAGTCTTTTGAATCTCCATGGTTTGGTACTTGATGGCAACAAATTTGAGAAAGGACGCTTTCCCAATTGGCTTGGAAAGCTGAGTAAACTTAGTAAACTCTATCTGTCTGATATGAACATAAACGGCGAAATCCCACTCTTTCTATCCAATCTAACCAAACTTAGTGAGGTAGGAATGGACAGAAATTCTCTTACCGGTGGTATACCATCCTGGTTGTTCAACCTCACCCAACTAACATATTTAAATCTTCAGATGAATCAATTGCAAGGACCAATTCCAAACACAttttccaacttcaaaagtctTAAGTATCTTCACCTAGGTGGAAACAATTTCAGTGGTAGGGTAGAACTCGACATGTTCCTAGGACTCAACAAACTCCAAGTACTCTTTTTAGGTTATAACAGGATATCATTAGTAACCACCAACAACTACACCAATACCACTCTACCAGAATTTGAGTGGTTAGAACTGTCATCATGCAACTTGAAGGAATTTCCTGCCTTTTTGCGCTTCCAAAATAAATTGACTGCCTTACATCTTGACAGCAACAACATTGATGGCCTGGTACCTGTGTGGTACTGGAACAACAGCCGGGAAACATTAGAGTTGATTAACCTTTCAGGCAACTCCATCACTGGCTTTGATCAGCATCCTCATTTTCTCCCATGGAGAATTTTAGAAGTATTTTTTATTGACAACAATCAGCTACGAGGACAACAACCAATTCCACCACAATCCACAGTTGTTTATCTAGTCTCACATAATAATCTGACAGGAGAAATACCACCATCGATATGTGAATTGAAATCTCTTCAACACTTAGATTTGTCTTTTAACAACATGAGTGGAACACTCCCTTCATGTTTGGGTATCTTAAGCAATTCGTTAGTATCTTTAAATCTGAGACGAAATAATTTCCAAGGCAAAATGATGAATGCTTTTATGCCTGGAAGCTTGCTGGAAAACCTTGATTTGAGTGAAAATAGATTTACGGGTCAGCTGCCAAGATCATTGATGAATTGTATCAATTTAGAGTTTCTTTCTCTTGGAGATAACGCTTTTCATGACGTCTTTCCTTCTTGGCTGGGAACTCTTTCCAAGCTGCAAGTTCTGGTTTTGCGGTCCAACAAACTTGATGGTTCAATTCAAGGTTCCTCACAGTTCCCTATGTTACGGATCATAGACCTCTCTAACAACAATTTCAGTGGTCAGTTGCACCAAAACCATTTCCAAACATGGCACGCCATGAGCCCCAACCATCTTGGTGTTTCATCTGTTATGGAATCAAATATATCCTCCAAACACGTCCATATAAATTGGCCTTACACCGTGACATTAACACACAAAGGTGTCAGAACAGAGTACCCACATATTTTAACCATAGATATGTCCATTGATCTCTCTTGTAAC is a window of Lactuca sativa cultivar Salinas chromosome 1, Lsat_Salinas_v11, whole genome shotgun sequence DNA encoding:
- the LOC111916681 gene encoding receptor-like protein 6 yields the protein MASYMKYLKFLETISFLYVSVTVICTGSSQNHDEECSGLFQFKQSIIHQDDIACGAHGSQVFHSWNNSFDCCSWEGVTCSHDHDQYYGQVMGLDLSERSLCGRINSNSTLFNLVHLQRLNLSGNDFGESEIPSKIARLKQLRSLDLSYSGFSGQIPTEILQLFQLSSLDLSWNSLKLQNPSLKDLVENFTELEELHLSGVDISSSVPHFLANFSSLKSLKLRDCSLGNEFPAAILELPKLQVLNLADNTNLAGSFPEFHGKSILKEVILGGTGFFGIVPESISHLKHLTVLSLSYCSFSGRIPRSLSNLTQLTILDLGENHFTGSVPSLVSLLNLHGLVLDGNKFEKGRFPNWLGKLSKLSKLYLSDMNINGEIPLFLSNLTKLSEVGMDRNSLTGGIPSWLFNLTQLTYLNLQMNQLQGPIPNTFSNFKSLKYLHLGGNNFSGRVELDMFLGLNKLQVLFLGYNRISLVTTNNYTNTTLPEFEWLELSSCNLKEFPAFLRFQNKLTALHLDSNNIDGLVPVWYWNNSRETLELINLSGNSITGFDQHPHFLPWRILEVFFIDNNQLRGQQPIPPQSTVVYLVSHNNLTGEIPPSICELKSLQHLDLSFNNMSGTLPSCLGILSNSLVSLNLRRNNFQGKMMNAFMPGSLLENLDLSENRFTGQLPRSLMNCINLEFLSLGDNAFHDVFPSWLGTLSKLQVLVLRSNKLDGSIQGSSQFPMLRIIDLSNNNFSGQLHQNHFQTWHAMSPNHLGVSSVMESNISSKHVHINWPYTVTLTHKGVRTEYPHILTIDMSIDLSCNHFEGEIPQSLQHLQGLQSLNLSNNHFTGRILPSLGNITNLEALDLSRNDLSGEIPQQLVQLRFLSIFNVSFNHLQGRIPQGKQFDTFDNSSYIGNPRLCGQPLSKEGQDLKVPGVQPTSNVSESLFPSERIDWIFVFCGVGSGLIVGVVIGNFLYERYSYRFTKRKDRWVRPLRNTRRN